The Anoplolepis gracilipes chromosome 17, ASM4749672v1, whole genome shotgun sequence genome window below encodes:
- the LOC140675460 gene encoding uncharacterized protein isoform X2, with protein MNTKTNTAERITATSKKTEKHPQTFKTYDAGHKHVTTSPAKEYVLLGKGDIVVTVKREEKAKDQKRISPTISSPGQKAERKRSATSNGEILQKWGPIFRESCMKQCSKQTKSKEDSNVKRMQQNGYNKPTGTISKSVPSQEKPKKDSKTYVLVQDRGVQCPEISKNTNRFHVFNPVRTLSFLMKELKDLVIKKDDRICEIFTEMENVLFRIPEKLESEDLEKIDTLEASALQLKEFNKKVKTMYESWASERERYESSIRKKEEQIKEASQKQVEVGLHTEMLTKKLEEITRVIKAKNEAISTLEQQIENDERIISNLKTKLTNQTELNEYLIMDKDKLSKLSSYKDTLIIQYQNTISDLQTQIEKLKLQNVLSEVFVKEGSMSSQASAIQTGLAYSSPTSSFSDHSNKSLHDVSDISTVENASEEDVSLKEDIPVKDSARLEFVSLLDGESSHTIMQDQSQVMNDKGTVMHNKSNIASYRNVNDVFPKKCLHHSSKKGHNKENDVCKIRKFSRVKERQKDNTKNSFCHNTSKIFGSITSTKPMVSDIWKQGCDTHINRIPVNVPSPLRNYPHPDWSESSLPSVSTASDLDMSYDKQSYNTHSSS; from the exons ATGAACACAAAAACTAATACAGCTGAGAGGATAACTGCTACAAGCAAGAAAACTGAAAAGCATCCACAAACTTTTAAAACATATGATGCGGGACATAAG CATGTAACAACAAGCCCTGCTAAAGAATATGTACTACTTGGTAAAGGAGATATTGTGGTCACGGTAAAAAGGGAAGAAAAAGCTAAAGATCAGAAACGTATTTCACCTACAATTTCTAGTCCTGGACAAAAAGCTGAAAGAAAAAGGTCCGCAACTAGTAATGGTGAAATACTACAAAAATGGGGTCCTATATTTAGAGAATCATGTATGAAACAATGCTCTAAACAGACCAAAAGTAAAGAAGACTCAAATGTTAAAAGAATGCAACAAAATGGATATAAT AAACCTACTGGTACAATTTCTAAAAGCGTACCTTCCCAGGAAAAACCAAAAAAGGATTCAAAAACTTATGTTCTTGTTCAGGATCGTGGTGTACAATGTCCTGAAATATCCAAAAATACCAACAGATTTCATGTATTTAATCCAGTACGTACATTAAGctttttaatgaaagaattaaaggatttagttataaaaaaagatgatagAATTTGTGAAATCTTTACTGAAATGGAAAATGTACTGTTCAGGATACCTGAAAAACTAGAGTCTGAG gatTTGGAAAAAATAGACACACTAGAAGCAAGTGCACTTCAATtaaaggaatttaataaaaaagtaaagacTATGTACGAATCATGGGCATCAGAACGAGAAAGATATGAAAG TTCAATTCGAAAAAAAGAGGAGCAAATCAAGGAAGCAAGTCAAAAGCAAGTAGAGGTTGGACTCCATACAGAGATGCttactaaaaaattagaagaaataaCTCGTGTAATAAAAGCTAAAAATGAAGCAATATCAACACTTGAAcaacaaattgaaaatgatgaaagaataatctcaaatttaaaaacaaaattgacaAACCAAACGGAACTTAACGAATATCTGATAATGGACAAAGATAAACTTTCAAAATTGTCTTCTTACAAGGATACATTAATCATCCAATACCAAAATACAATAAG tGATCTACAAACTCAAATTGAAAAActcaaattgcaaaatgttttaagtgaagtttttgtgaaagAAGGAAGTATGAGTTCTCAAGCATCAGCTATTCAAACAGGACTCGCATATTCATCTCCTACATCGAGTTTTTCCGATCACTCTAATAAATCCTTACACGATGTATCAGATATTTCTACAGTAGAAAATGCTTCTGAAGAAGATGTTAGTCTAAAAGAAGACATACCCGTTAAAGATTCGGCGCGTTTGGAATTTGTTAGCTTACTTGATGGGGAATCTTCGCATACTATAATGCAGGACCAAAGTCAAg TTATGAACGATAAAGGAACAGTAAtgcataataaaagtaatattgctTCTTATCGAAACGTGAATGATGTGtttccgaaaaaatgcttACATCATTCCTCGAAAAAAGGCCATAATAAAGAAAACGATGTGtgtaaaataagaaagttTTCCAGAGTTAAGGAAAGACAAAAAGATAACACAAAAAATTCGTTTTGTCATAatacatcaaaaatttttggaaGTATTACATCTACTAAACCAATGGTTTCTGATATATGGAAGCAAGGATGCGATACGCACATTAATAGGATACCTGTTAATGTACCGAGTCCATTACGGAATTATCCACATCCTGATTGGAGCGAGAGTAGTTTACCTAGCGTTAGTACGGCCTCTGACTTGGACATG AGTTATGATAAGCAGTCGTACAATACACATTCTAGTTCATAA
- the LOC140675468 gene encoding rab-like protein 3 produces the protein MAAIDKVKIIVVGDSGVGKTSLTHLICQQQPIGNPSWTVGCSVEVKLHEYKEGTPNQRRYFIELWDIGGSQNHKNTRSVFYNPTNGIILVHDLTNRKSQQNLQKWLEEVLSKDGTSSKSKSFEDFDPEKFVGSTQIPILVVGTKFDLISESNFIKSNVHRRSATIAEECGADEIFLDCRQIRSLAAGSSSSVKLSRFFDKVIERRYYSSREAISPDKRRPPLYTSSLYPKFYHND, from the exons ATGGCAGCAAttgataaagttaaaattatcgtAGTAGGTGATTCAG GTGTCGGTAAAACATCATTGACACATCTAATATGCCAGCAACAACCGATTGGCAATCCTTCTTGGACTGTAGGTTGTTCAGTAGAAGTAAAGTTGCACGAATACAAAGAAGGGACGCCCAATCAAAGAAGATACTTTATCGAACTATGGGACATTGGTGGCAGCCAAAATCACAAAAATACAAGATCTGTGTTTTATAATCCCACAAatg GCATAATATTAGTCCACGATTTAACAAATCGTAAATCACAGCAGAATCTTCAGAAATGGCTGGAAGAAGTCTTAAGTAAAGATGGTACTTCCTCAAAATCAAAGTCATTTGAGGACTTTGATCCTGAGAAATTTGTGGGCTCAACACag attccaATCTTGGTTGTTGGTACAAAGTTTGATCTAATCTCagaatctaattttataaaatccaaTGTACACAGACGTTCTGCAACTATTGCAGAAGAATGTGGTGccgatgaaatatttttg gACTGTCGCCAGATAAGATCTTTAGCAGCAGGTTCCAGTTCATCTGTGAAGCTTAGCAGATTCTTTGATAAAGTTATTGAAAGACGTTACTATTCCTCCAGAGAAGCAATTAGTCCTGACAAGCGAAGGCCGCCACTCTATACTTCTTCATTATATCCAAAGTTTTATCATAATGACTAA
- the LOC140675460 gene encoding uncharacterized protein isoform X1 — protein sequence MNTKTNTAERITATSKKTEKHPQTFKTYDAGHKHVTTSPAKEYVLLGKGDIVVTVKREEKAKDQKRISPTISSPGQKAERKRSATSNGEILQKWGPIFRESCMKQCSKQTKSKEDSNVKRMQQNGYNQKPTGTISKSVPSQEKPKKDSKTYVLVQDRGVQCPEISKNTNRFHVFNPVRTLSFLMKELKDLVIKKDDRICEIFTEMENVLFRIPEKLESEDLEKIDTLEASALQLKEFNKKVKTMYESWASERERYESSIRKKEEQIKEASQKQVEVGLHTEMLTKKLEEITRVIKAKNEAISTLEQQIENDERIISNLKTKLTNQTELNEYLIMDKDKLSKLSSYKDTLIIQYQNTISDLQTQIEKLKLQNVLSEVFVKEGSMSSQASAIQTGLAYSSPTSSFSDHSNKSLHDVSDISTVENASEEDVSLKEDIPVKDSARLEFVSLLDGESSHTIMQDQSQVMNDKGTVMHNKSNIASYRNVNDVFPKKCLHHSSKKGHNKENDVCKIRKFSRVKERQKDNTKNSFCHNTSKIFGSITSTKPMVSDIWKQGCDTHINRIPVNVPSPLRNYPHPDWSESSLPSVSTASDLDMSYDKQSYNTHSSS from the exons ATGAACACAAAAACTAATACAGCTGAGAGGATAACTGCTACAAGCAAGAAAACTGAAAAGCATCCACAAACTTTTAAAACATATGATGCGGGACATAAG CATGTAACAACAAGCCCTGCTAAAGAATATGTACTACTTGGTAAAGGAGATATTGTGGTCACGGTAAAAAGGGAAGAAAAAGCTAAAGATCAGAAACGTATTTCACCTACAATTTCTAGTCCTGGACAAAAAGCTGAAAGAAAAAGGTCCGCAACTAGTAATGGTGAAATACTACAAAAATGGGGTCCTATATTTAGAGAATCATGTATGAAACAATGCTCTAAACAGACCAAAAGTAAAGAAGACTCAAATGTTAAAAGAATGCAACAAAATGGATATAAT caGAAACCTACTGGTACAATTTCTAAAAGCGTACCTTCCCAGGAAAAACCAAAAAAGGATTCAAAAACTTATGTTCTTGTTCAGGATCGTGGTGTACAATGTCCTGAAATATCCAAAAATACCAACAGATTTCATGTATTTAATCCAGTACGTACATTAAGctttttaatgaaagaattaaaggatttagttataaaaaaagatgatagAATTTGTGAAATCTTTACTGAAATGGAAAATGTACTGTTCAGGATACCTGAAAAACTAGAGTCTGAG gatTTGGAAAAAATAGACACACTAGAAGCAAGTGCACTTCAATtaaaggaatttaataaaaaagtaaagacTATGTACGAATCATGGGCATCAGAACGAGAAAGATATGAAAG TTCAATTCGAAAAAAAGAGGAGCAAATCAAGGAAGCAAGTCAAAAGCAAGTAGAGGTTGGACTCCATACAGAGATGCttactaaaaaattagaagaaataaCTCGTGTAATAAAAGCTAAAAATGAAGCAATATCAACACTTGAAcaacaaattgaaaatgatgaaagaataatctcaaatttaaaaacaaaattgacaAACCAAACGGAACTTAACGAATATCTGATAATGGACAAAGATAAACTTTCAAAATTGTCTTCTTACAAGGATACATTAATCATCCAATACCAAAATACAATAAG tGATCTACAAACTCAAATTGAAAAActcaaattgcaaaatgttttaagtgaagtttttgtgaaagAAGGAAGTATGAGTTCTCAAGCATCAGCTATTCAAACAGGACTCGCATATTCATCTCCTACATCGAGTTTTTCCGATCACTCTAATAAATCCTTACACGATGTATCAGATATTTCTACAGTAGAAAATGCTTCTGAAGAAGATGTTAGTCTAAAAGAAGACATACCCGTTAAAGATTCGGCGCGTTTGGAATTTGTTAGCTTACTTGATGGGGAATCTTCGCATACTATAATGCAGGACCAAAGTCAAg TTATGAACGATAAAGGAACAGTAAtgcataataaaagtaatattgctTCTTATCGAAACGTGAATGATGTGtttccgaaaaaatgcttACATCATTCCTCGAAAAAAGGCCATAATAAAGAAAACGATGTGtgtaaaataagaaagttTTCCAGAGTTAAGGAAAGACAAAAAGATAACACAAAAAATTCGTTTTGTCATAatacatcaaaaatttttggaaGTATTACATCTACTAAACCAATGGTTTCTGATATATGGAAGCAAGGATGCGATACGCACATTAATAGGATACCTGTTAATGTACCGAGTCCATTACGGAATTATCCACATCCTGATTGGAGCGAGAGTAGTTTACCTAGCGTTAGTACGGCCTCTGACTTGGACATG AGTTATGATAAGCAGTCGTACAATACACATTCTAGTTCATAA